The Terriglobus roseus region TGCGGTCCAGCTCAACGCCAGCCTTCTTCAGGCCGCTGATGAACGTCGAGTAGCTCATGCCATTCAGGCGAGCACCCGCACCGATACGGACGATCCACAGCGAACGGAACTGACGCTTCTTCTGCTTACGGCCGATGTAGGCAAACTTCAGGCCGCGCTCAACGGCTTCCTGGGCTGCCTGGTACAGTTTCGATTTCGTGAGGAAATAGCCAGACGCGCGCTTAAGAATCTTTTTGCGGCGGTCATTGCGCTTTGTGCCACGTTTTACGCGGGGCATAGTGTGTCTCCTTTTGCGTACTTCGTTGGTCAGCGGCTGGAGGTAAGGTCACCCTCATCGGGCTACGGCCTCTTCACACGCTTGCTGCTTTCCTGCCTCGTAATCGCGCTTCAAAATTGCTTTCGAAGAACGAGGGCCCGGTAACGCATTCGGACCGTTGTTTCAGAACCACCTGAAACGGCTGGGCGGAAAATCTCTGTCATTCACCTGCATCTGCCCCGAAGGGCAAACCTCAGGCGTAGGGGATCATCCGGGAGACCTTGGCGTGATCGCCGTCGGAGACATAGGCCTGAGCGGTCAACTTACGCTTCACCTTGGTCGTCTTCGAGGTCAGGATGTGGCGCTTCTTCGTCTGGCCGCGCTTGATCTTGCCGGTGCCAGTCTTGGAAAAACGCTTCTTCGCCCCTGTGTGGGTCTTCAGCTTGGGCATTTGAGTTTCCTGTCTGAGAGCTGAACGCATGACACTGCGCCCGCTTGTGTGCCGTCCGATATTCTGGACAACCCTTTGATTGTACCCCAATTTTTACAATCAGCGGCGGTATTGTTCGTCCGAGACATGTTCCATCCAATCCACCACCTTGCCATCCAGCCGCTCTTGGATCGCAATATGAGTCATCCCGTTCGTCGGTGTCGCGCCATGCCAGTGCTTCTCCCCTGGCGCAAACCAGACCACATCATCCGGCCGAATCTCCTCCACCGGCCCGCCTTCACGCTGTGCCCAACCAAGCCCCGCGGTCACAATCAGCGTCTGCCCCAGCGGATGCGTATGCCAGGCCGTCCGCGCACCCGGCTCAAACGTCACGCTAGCGCCCGCAACCAGTGCAGGATCAGGCGCTTGGAACAGCGGATCAATCCGCACCGCTCCGGTAAAGTATTCCGCCGGACCAACACCCGACGCCTTCGAACCCGCCCGTTGAATCTCCATGGCCCACAGTCTACCGTTCAAGCCCTAAACCAGTCCGGAATGGTAGAATAAAAGGTGAACAGAGCCTCCGGAAATCCTGCAAATTCCTTGCATTTTCGCCGGTTTGCGCTCACCCGGAACCCTAGGAGAACGAGTGGCCACCGAGACACCCCTGATCGACCTGCAGCAAACCGACCCCACCAACGCTCCCGAGCCTAAAATCACGTCGGAGACCGGCCAGCCCACCTACACCAGTGACAACATCCGCGTGCTGGAAGGCCTTGAGGCGGTTCGTCTGCGCCCGGCCATGTATATCGGCTCTACCTCGGAGCAGGGTCTGCACCATCTCGTGTACGAAGTCGTCGATAACTCCGTCGACGAAGCCCTCGCTGGCCACGCCACCAAGATCGACGTCATCATCCACGCCGACAACTCCATCACCGTCATCGACGACGGTCGTGGCATCCCCGTCGACATGAAGGACCTCGGCAACGGCGTGAAGATGCCCGCTCTCCAGGTCGTACTCACCAAGTTGCACGCAGGCGGCAAGTTTGACGCCAACAGCTACAAAGTCTCCGGCGGTCTGCACGGCGTGGGCGTAAGCTGCGTCAACGCGCTTTCTGAAGAGTTCGACGTCGAAGTCTGGCGCGATGGCCACACCTACCAGCAGGACTATTCCAAGGGCGACCCCATCAGCGAAGTACGCGAAGTCGGCGTCACCCAGCGCCGCGGCACCAAGGTCCACTTCCTGCCGGACAAGTCCATCTTCTCCGTCCACGAGTACAACTTCGACACGCTCGCAGGACGTCTGCGCCAGCTCGCCTTCCTGAACAAGGGCATCGAGATCAATCTCACCGACGAGCGCGCTACCGACGCGAAGAGCGGCGATTTCAAGTCCATCAACTTCCGTTTCAAGGGTGGCATTGAAGAGTTCATCCGCCACCTGAACAAGGGCAAGGCAGTCTTGCATGAGAAGCCCATCTACATGGAGGCCGAAAAGGGCCAGCTCACCATGGAGATCGCGCTGCAGTACAACGACGCCTACTCCGAAACGGTCTTCAGCTTCGCCAACAACATCAACACCGTTGACGGCGGCACGCACCTCTCCGGCTTCCGCACATCGCTCACCCGCACCATCAACGCGGCAGGCCAGTCCCTCGGCCTATTCAAGGACATGAAGGAGTCGCTCTCGGGCGACGACGTCCGCGAAGGCCTCGTCGCCGTGGTCAGCGTGAAGCTGCCGCAGCCGCAGTTTGAAGGCCAGACCAAGGGCAAGCTCAACTCCGACATCAGCGGCCAGGTGCAGCAGTTCGTCAACGAGCGCCTCGGCGTCTTCTTTGAGCAGAACCCGCAGGTAGCCAAGCGCATCATCAACAAGGCCATTGAAGCCGCTCGCGCACGCGAAGCCGCCCGCAAGGCCCGCGACCTCACACGCCGTAAGGGCGCGTTGGATGGTGGCGGCCTGCCCGGTAAGCTTGCCGACTGCTCTGAGCGTCAGCCCGACCGTTGCGAACTCTACCTCGTCGAGGGTGAGTCGGCAGGCGGAACCGCCAAGCAGGGCCGTGATCGTCGCTTCCAGGCCATCCTGCCCCTCAAGGGTAAGATCCTCAACGTCGAAAAAGCCCGCTACGACAAGATGCTGGGCCACGAAGAAATCCGCGCCATGATCACCGCGCTCGGCACCGGTATCGGCAAGGACGACTTCACACTGGATAAGCTTCGCTACGGCAAGCTCATCCTCATGACCGATGCTGACGTCGACGGTTCGCACATCCGTACGTTGCTGCTGACCTTCTTCTTCCGTCACATGACGCAGCTCATCCAGCGCGGTCACGTGTACATCGCGCAGCCGCCCCTCTACAAGATCAAGAAGGGCCGCTTCGAGCAGTACATCAAGGACGACCGCGACTTCGTTAAGGTCATGGTCAAGCGTGCTGCAGACGGCATGGTTGTCCGTTACGGCGACACGGCTCAGACCCTCGAAGGCGCTGAACTCACCAAGTTCATGGGCAACCTGAACGAGTACATCGGCTTCTTCGACAAGGCAGATAAGCGTTTCCGCAACGAGAAGGTCACGGAGCAGGTCGCCAAACTCTTCGCCCACGAAGGCAAGGAACAGGCCAAGCGCGCTGACTTTGAAACGCCTGAGAAGCTGGAAGAGATGGCGACGTATCTCGAATCCATCGCCCGCGAATTCCAGTTCAAGGCCGTTGGCAAGCCCGTCAAGGACGAAGAGCACAACACCTGGTCGCTCCAGTTCACTGATGCGCAGGGCGCCACCCGCAACATCGACTTCACCACCATCTCCGCTCCAGAGATGCGCCAGATGCTCGGCAAGTACGCGCAGATCAGCGAATACCTGAAGCCGCCATTCCTCGTCGAATACGCGCAGAAGGCCGGCAAGGCCGCTGTCATTGCAGAAGAGGAAGAGGCAGAAGAAGCCGCCGAGACGGACGTGAACGAGACCATCGCTGCAGCCCCCGGCACCGCAACAGAAGCCAAGGGCGCCAAGCGCAACTCGAAGGTCGGTCAGGACCCCGTCCAGAAGGACACCCCGCGCGACCTCTTCGAGTACGTCATCGAGCAGGGCAAGAAGGAATACCAGGTGCAGCGCTACAAGGGCCTCGGCGAAATGACCGCCGAACAGCTCTGGGAGACCACCATGGACCCCGAACGTCGCACTCTCCTGCAGGTCAAGCTTGAGGACATCGCAGCCACCGAGGAAATCTTCACCACCCTCATGGGCGAAGACGTCGAAAGCCGTCGCCGCTTCATCGAGGAAAACGCCCTCGACGTTAAGAACCTCGACATCTAGGTGCTTCGCACGGTTCTCGACGTCGCTCTCGCGACGTGAAAAACAATCAAGCCAAACAAAGGGATGCGCCTCACAGCGCATCCCTTTTACTTTTCGGTGACAATTCCACCGTCGCGGTGGTGCTATGTTGATCGCCGCGGAACCAGAAGCAGATTCCGAATGTCTGTGCCGGGGGTTCAAAATGATGCGTTCGTTAACAATGCTGATTGCGATGCTCGTGCCGGTGTGTTCCTCAGGACAAGTAAATCAACCCTCCCCCATCAGATCCACCCCGCAGCCGATGGTCCAGCCATTGAGCGCGGTATTAATGAATGACGTGGACGCCCGCCGTGCCAAGGTGGGAGATGCGATCAAGGCTCGCGTCTACTCCGGCTTCGTCGCGCCTAACAGCACTCGCGTGCCTCCTGGATCAGTCGTCTCCGGCCACGTCACGGAAGTATCGAAGCTGGTCAAGGGTTCCACCGACTCGCGCCTAGCCGTCGTGTTTGACCAGGCTCAACTCGCCAGCGGTCAGACAGTGGCTGTGCATCTGGGTATCGCAGGACTGGCAGCAGCTCCTCCCACTCCCAGCCTTATGGATGCAGCAAATGACCCGACCCCGACCGCGGATTCACGATTTCCCACGACTCCCACAATAGGCAACGTAGATCCAAGCGCCCAGGCCAACACCCAAGCCATCCCTCGTGGCACAGGGACAAACCATAACACGCGCCAACCTCGCGGCCAGATCGCCTACAGTGACATTGCGAAAGGCTCTCCACAAACAACTTCTGGAAACCAGGGGCCTGCCATCGCAAGCGTTGGGTCCACCGTTCCCGGCATCTCGCTTCAACCAAACCCCACGACCCACTCGATACTCGTATCGAACTCAACCAACGTCGCATTAAGGAACGGCATGCCGCTGGCTCTCCTGCCAATCGCAGACCAACAGCAATAAACGTAGCCCGGCGCTCGTAGCGCCTGTCATGAAATGGCCGAAGGCCCTCTATCCCTTCAAAACTTCAATCCAACAATCTCGCATAAGATGTTGGCCGTGCGGCAAAGCGCACGAAAGAGGGATTGGGATGAAACGGTCCATTGCATTACTCGTCATGGCATTTGCTCCATTGCTCGCGACAGCACAGGCAACAGCACCTCTTAACGCAGTTTTGATGACCAACGTTGACGCGCGCAAAGCCAGGGTTGGCGACACCATCAAAATCCGCAGCTACTCCGGCTTCGTTGCAACCGGTGGCCAACGTGTACCTCCCGGCTCAACTCTCCTCGGGCACGTGACAGAAGTCTCGAAGTTGGTGAAAGGCTCCGCGGACTCGCGACTCGCCATCCTCTTTGATCAGGCACAGCTCGCCAGTGGCCAGACCGTACCAATCCACATGGGCATCGCAGGTCTCGCTGCCCCACCGCCAGTTGCAGGCATGCAGGATCTCTCCAGCATGAGTGCTGAAAGCGAATCTCCATTCCCCGGTCCCCGCTCCACTGGAACCCCAGTTGATCCCAGCGGGACACGCAGCACAGGCCCCACCACGGGTGGCACAGATGGCACCCGCGTCACGCGCACCACGGTCGGTCAGATCAATTCCCCCAATCACCCCAACGAAACCATGCCCAGCGATCACGTCGGCGGAACAGCTACTGTAGGATCGTCGATTCCCGGAATCACCCTCCAGCCCAGCCCCGCCACGCGATCCACTCTCGTCTCCAACTCCAGCAACATCACCCTGCGCATCGAAACCCCACTCGTCCTGCTTCCCGTCGCAGCCAATCAATAAAGAACGAGCGCCCACATCTCGGCCATATAGAGATGTGGGCACATCGCGTAAAGCGCAATCCAACGAACGGAGTCCTTCTTCTTTCAGCAGAGCAAGCCTTTAGTCCTGACGTGACTCCTACACCTCCGCCATTGTCAACGGATAGTTCGCCTCCATCGCTGGCAAAATCTGCACCACCTCAAAGTAGTGGTCCCAGAACAGCGTCTCGCGTAGATGGTCTGCAATCCACGCCCACGCATTCAGGTCCTCGGTCTCCCACACCAGAATGTCCGTGGCCTGCGCGCTGAACGCCTCGCATTCAAAGTAGCGATACGTCACCTGCGGACGACGACGCAGAATCGGCCACACCACATCACGAAAAAATGCCTGCCGTTCATGATTCGGCAGATCCAGCCAGTGCCGCGTGGTCTTCACCTGCATAAAGATCTGAAACGTTCCCGCCATACCTTCGTGCTCCGGCAATACAGCATCAAGTGCAAGGGATTCGATTGTCATTTGCGTATTTCTCCTTCCCTTCTAGAATGTGAGTAAATGCTCACAAAGAAAACTCGCGTTCCGGCAAAGAAGAAAGCCACACGCAAAGCCGCTGCAAACCCGCGTAAACAGCCGTCACAAGAGCGTTCGCGTGAAACCGTCGCCGTCATACTCGAAGCGGCTGCTCGCATTCTTGAATCTCGCGGGCTTGAGGGCTACAACACCAACGCCGTCGCGGAAAAAGCTGGCGTCAGCATCGGCTCGCTCTACCAGTACTTCCCCGGTAAAGACGCGCTCACCATCGCGCTCATCCGTTCTTTCGAAGACGAGCTTCTACAAAGCGTCAAAGCCGCTATCGCCGCCTCGCAACACGACAGACTGACACAAGCGCTGCAACGCATCGTTCGCGCACTCTACGCCACACACATCCACCGCGCCGCACTCAACGTGGTCTTAGAAGCCGAAGAACAACGCCTGCAACAACACATCCCGGAAAACAAAGAGACCCTAACCTCCCTCGTCACTGCATTGCTCAAGCGGCATCGCCAACACCTACGCTTGCCCATGAAAGAAGCGGTACAAGACACCATCACCATCTCGCGAGCCATGGTTGACGCTGCACTCCGCGAGGGCCTCAGCGCCGCAACAGCAGAGCGCAGAACCGTCCGCGCACTCACCGCATACCTGTTCTGGCAGGATCAACCCAACGAATCCCACTAAGATGGCTCTTGAATTGGTTTAGGAGAACAGGGTGCAGCGCAGAGACTTCCTCAAACTAAGCGCAATGGCGGCAGCAGGCAGCCACATGCAGATGCAAGCGCAAAGCCAGGCACAACGCCCCAACATCATCCTCTTCATCGCTGACCAGCGCACTTTCGGCCTCAGCAAAGCCACCGGCTATCCGCTCGACACCAACCCCACACTCGATCGCCTTCAGCAACAGGGCATCGGCTTTGAACGCAACTACTGCACCATGCCGCTCTGCGTGCCCAGCCGCATCTCCATGCTTACCGGCCGATGGGGCAACGCACATCGCGTTCGCAACAACCTCATGACCTCTGAGGCCTACTTCGACAAAGACATCTATCAGGTCGCGCATGATCAGGGTTACACCACCGCACTCTGCGGCAAGAACCATACCTACCTCCGCAAAGACCACGTCGACTTCTGGCGCGAGTACACCCACACCGGCGGCCCGCACACCAACAACGCACAACACGCCGCCTTCGACCAATACCTCCAGGACACGCACTACAACGTCATGGACAAACCCACGCCGTTCCCGGTCGAAGCACAACTTCCCTACCGCATCGTCTCTGACGCAATCGAGTTCATCGACAACGCAGGCCAGCAACCATTCTTCGTGCAAGTCAGCGTCCCCGAACCGCACAACCCGGAACAAGTACCCGCGCCGTACTGGAACATGTTCCCGCCAGAGTCCATCCCCGAGCGTTGCGCAGGCCCCGACAAACTGAAAGACACCAGCTTCCGCATGCAGTGGGAGTACCGCATGCAACAGGACGCCTCCCCACAAACCGAACCGCTCTGGCGTCGCTATCTATCCAACTACATGGGCATGCTGCGCCTCATCGACGACCAGATCCAGCGCCTGCTCAACCACATCGACACACGCGGCCTTCGCGACAACACACTCTTTCTCTTCACCTCAGACCACGGCGACGCGCTCATGAACTTCGGCCTCGGTCACAAAGGCGCGGACCTGCGCGAAACAGTCACGCACACGCCACTCATCTTCAGCGGCCACGGCGTCCGCCACAGCGACAAGGTGCAGCAGTCCTTCACCTCCATGGCCGACATCATGCCCACACTCTGCGAAGTCATGGGCGCAGACATCCCGCACGGCGTGCAAGGCCGCAGCCTGTGGCCTCTGCTCCAGGGCGAGCCGTATCCCGCAGACGAATTCCGCAGCATCTACTCCAGCGTCGGCCTCGGCGGTCTGTATTACACCCAGGAAGACAACGTGCCCTACAACATCGCCGAAGACCCCAAGGGCGCAGCCTTCGACGAACTCAACAAAGTCACCCTCAGCGGCAACCAGAAGATGGTGCGTATGGGCGACTGGAAGCTCGTCTTCGACATGATGGGCTACGGCCAGCTCTACAACCTGAAAAACGACCCCTGCGAGCTGCACAACCTCTTCAACCAACCCGCTCACGCCAAAGAACAGGCCTCCCTCATGGCCGAACTCATGATGTGGGTCATGCGCACGGAAGACAGCCTTCCCACCGGCCCGCAGAACCGGAAATACCAGACAAAGTGGTCCACAAAGCACAACTGGTACGCCCCATATCGCAAATCCGGGCCACCTCCCGCCGCCTACCAGCCCTGACCGCTCCGGACTTCCCCCGTGGCGCGTGATGCGGTATCATTATGTGGTTGGCCGTGCCTGCTGTTGAGTGGTGCATGTGCTCCTTCAGGGCGATAGCTCTGGATGCAGGGGAGTAAGCTCAACGGTTAAACTGTCGGTCTCCAAAACCGAACTTCTCGGTTCGAATCCGAGCTCCCCTGCCAGTTTTCCCGCAGCAAATTCTGTACACTGCCGAAGGTTTGTTGCGGCGTGTCCGGAAGCAGCAAAGGTAAGTGCAGTAAGCAGTTACGAGAGTTGAGGCAACAAAATGGCCAAGGCAGCAGTGGTGGAAGAGAACACAGCACTCCAGAAGGTGAAGGAACCCGGCAAGAAGCTTGGTGACTTCCTGGGCGACGTGCGCAGCGAAATGCGCAAGGTATCAACCCCGTCGACCGCGGAAACCCGCACCACGACCGCCGTCGTGATCGTCACGGTCTTCGCCTTTGCTGCATACTTCTGGATTGTCGATTTCGGCATCAACCATTCGTTGAACGCGCTGATCACGAAGCTGACGCAGCACTAAGTTTGATCGCGCTTCTGGCGCGCACCTGAGTTTTTGAAGAAGGACACGATGGCTGAAGAGTTCGCACCCGTGGAAGAGACAATCGAAGAGACCCCGGCGGCGGAAGTTGCCGAGGGCACCGAGCAGGCTGAGGCTCCCGCGCAGGAAAGCAATCTGAAGTGGTACATCATCCACGCCTACTCTGGCTTTGAACGCAAGGTCAAAGAGTCGCTGGAGAGCCGCGTGCACGCCTTCGGCCTCAGCCACAAGATCGGCCGCATCGAAATCCCGACCGAGCCGGTCACCGAGATTCGCAACAACAAGAAGTACACCATTGACCGCGTCTTCCTGCCCGGTTACGTCTTCGTCGAAATGGACCTCGACAACGACCTCTGGCACCTGGTGAAGAACACACCGCGCGTCACTGGATTCCTCCAGACCGGCGACACCCCCACCCCGCTCAGCGAAGCTGAAGTCAACAGCATGTTGAACCGTGCTGACGTGGTGAAGGACAAGCCCAAGCTGAAGGTCAAGTTCGAGAAGGGCGAGCAGGTCCGCATCACCGAAGGCCCGTTCGCAAACTTCAACGGCGCGGTGGACGACGTAAACGAAGACAAGCAGACCCTGAAGGTCATGGTCAGCATCTTCGGACGTCCTACTCCGACCGAAGTCGAGTTTTCGCAGGTGGAGAAGACCATCGAGTAGCGGAAACTACCCGTTGCTTCTCCTGCACAAATGAACCCTGTCGCGTACCGGTGGCTTCTACCCTGCTCGCGACCCAGCCGTAAGCAATAGCGCTTGCGATTGAATCGAAAAGGAAAAGAACAA contains the following coding sequences:
- the rplT gene encoding 50S ribosomal protein L20, which codes for MPRVKRGTKRNDRRKKILKRASGYFLTKSKLYQAAQEAVERGLKFAYIGRKQKKRQFRSLWIVRIGAGARLNGMSYSTFISGLKKAGVELDRKVLSDIATNDAAGFAALAVQAKAANEKAKAAA
- the rpmI gene encoding 50S ribosomal protein L35; translation: MPKLKTHTGAKKRFSKTGTGKIKRGQTKKRHILTSKTTKVKRKLTAQAYVSDGDHAKVSRMIPYA
- a CDS encoding cupin domain-containing protein encodes the protein MEIQRAGSKASGVGPAEYFTGAVRIDPLFQAPDPALVAGASVTFEPGARTAWHTHPLGQTLIVTAGLGWAQREGGPVEEIRPDDVVWFAPGEKHWHGATPTNGMTHIAIQERLDGKVVDWMEHVSDEQYRR
- the gyrB gene encoding DNA topoisomerase (ATP-hydrolyzing) subunit B gives rise to the protein MATETPLIDLQQTDPTNAPEPKITSETGQPTYTSDNIRVLEGLEAVRLRPAMYIGSTSEQGLHHLVYEVVDNSVDEALAGHATKIDVIIHADNSITVIDDGRGIPVDMKDLGNGVKMPALQVVLTKLHAGGKFDANSYKVSGGLHGVGVSCVNALSEEFDVEVWRDGHTYQQDYSKGDPISEVREVGVTQRRGTKVHFLPDKSIFSVHEYNFDTLAGRLRQLAFLNKGIEINLTDERATDAKSGDFKSINFRFKGGIEEFIRHLNKGKAVLHEKPIYMEAEKGQLTMEIALQYNDAYSETVFSFANNINTVDGGTHLSGFRTSLTRTINAAGQSLGLFKDMKESLSGDDVREGLVAVVSVKLPQPQFEGQTKGKLNSDISGQVQQFVNERLGVFFEQNPQVAKRIINKAIEAARAREAARKARDLTRRKGALDGGGLPGKLADCSERQPDRCELYLVEGESAGGTAKQGRDRRFQAILPLKGKILNVEKARYDKMLGHEEIRAMITALGTGIGKDDFTLDKLRYGKLILMTDADVDGSHIRTLLLTFFFRHMTQLIQRGHVYIAQPPLYKIKKGRFEQYIKDDRDFVKVMVKRAADGMVVRYGDTAQTLEGAELTKFMGNLNEYIGFFDKADKRFRNEKVTEQVAKLFAHEGKEQAKRADFETPEKLEEMATYLESIAREFQFKAVGKPVKDEEHNTWSLQFTDAQGATRNIDFTTISAPEMRQMLGKYAQISEYLKPPFLVEYAQKAGKAAVIAEEEEAEEAAETDVNETIAAAPGTATEAKGAKRNSKVGQDPVQKDTPRDLFEYVIEQGKKEYQVQRYKGLGEMTAEQLWETTMDPERRTLLQVKLEDIAATEEIFTTLMGEDVESRRRFIEENALDVKNLDI
- a CDS encoding darcynin family protein → MTIESLALDAVLPEHEGMAGTFQIFMQVKTTRHWLDLPNHERQAFFRDVVWPILRRRPQVTYRYFECEAFSAQATDILVWETEDLNAWAWIADHLRETLFWDHYFEVVQILPAMEANYPLTMAEV
- a CDS encoding TetR/AcrR family transcriptional regulator, with protein sequence MLTKKTRVPAKKKATRKAAANPRKQPSQERSRETVAVILEAAARILESRGLEGYNTNAVAEKAGVSIGSLYQYFPGKDALTIALIRSFEDELLQSVKAAIAASQHDRLTQALQRIVRALYATHIHRAALNVVLEAEEQRLQQHIPENKETLTSLVTALLKRHRQHLRLPMKEAVQDTITISRAMVDAALREGLSAATAERRTVRALTAYLFWQDQPNESH
- a CDS encoding sulfatase, which translates into the protein MQRRDFLKLSAMAAAGSHMQMQAQSQAQRPNIILFIADQRTFGLSKATGYPLDTNPTLDRLQQQGIGFERNYCTMPLCVPSRISMLTGRWGNAHRVRNNLMTSEAYFDKDIYQVAHDQGYTTALCGKNHTYLRKDHVDFWREYTHTGGPHTNNAQHAAFDQYLQDTHYNVMDKPTPFPVEAQLPYRIVSDAIEFIDNAGQQPFFVQVSVPEPHNPEQVPAPYWNMFPPESIPERCAGPDKLKDTSFRMQWEYRMQQDASPQTEPLWRRYLSNYMGMLRLIDDQIQRLLNHIDTRGLRDNTLFLFTSDHGDALMNFGLGHKGADLRETVTHTPLIFSGHGVRHSDKVQQSFTSMADIMPTLCEVMGADIPHGVQGRSLWPLLQGEPYPADEFRSIYSSVGLGGLYYTQEDNVPYNIAEDPKGAAFDELNKVTLSGNQKMVRMGDWKLVFDMMGYGQLYNLKNDPCELHNLFNQPAHAKEQASLMAELMMWVMRTEDSLPTGPQNRKYQTKWSTKHNWYAPYRKSGPPPAAYQP
- the secE gene encoding preprotein translocase subunit SecE yields the protein MAKAAVVEENTALQKVKEPGKKLGDFLGDVRSEMRKVSTPSTAETRTTTAVVIVTVFAFAAYFWIVDFGINHSLNALITKLTQH
- the nusG gene encoding transcription termination/antitermination protein NusG; the protein is MAEEFAPVEETIEETPAAEVAEGTEQAEAPAQESNLKWYIIHAYSGFERKVKESLESRVHAFGLSHKIGRIEIPTEPVTEIRNNKKYTIDRVFLPGYVFVEMDLDNDLWHLVKNTPRVTGFLQTGDTPTPLSEAEVNSMLNRADVVKDKPKLKVKFEKGEQVRITEGPFANFNGAVDDVNEDKQTLKVMVSIFGRPTPTEVEFSQVEKTIE